The DNA region GCGCACCTCGATTCCGTCCATTCCTGCGGGCGGCACGAGTGAATCAAGGTCTTCGGTTACCGCACCGATAAAGCCCACTCGCACGCCGTCAAGCTCCTTGACCCAGTGCGATTCAAGGGCGGTCTCACCGGTGTCGGTAAGAAACACGTTCGACGAGAGGTACTCCCAGTCGGCACGGTTCACGACGCGGTCTCGCAGGTCGGCCCACCCCTGGCCGAACTCGTGATTACCCGCGGCACTCACCTCAAGCCCGGCGGCGTTGAGGGCATCGATCGTGGGGTTGTCCTGCTGAATGAATGAGGTAAAGGTCGTCGCGCCGATGAGGTCGCCCGCGGCGGCAAACACCGTATTGGGGTTGCTATCGCGCACCTCTTGCACGGCACCCGCAAGCACAGCAGCGCCAGCCGAGGCACCGTCAGCTTCGATACGTCCGTGAAAATCGTTAATGGTGACGACGTTAATCGAGACCGTTTCGGCCGGCTCTTCGGCCGCGAACACCGGGCTCACTGCCACTCCCGTGAACGCGAGCGCCGCAATGGCACCCGCCGCCACCACTCCGGTGTGGCGCTTGCGGTCGCGTTCTCGAGTCACCAGGGATCTGGCTCTGACCGCCCCCGCCCCCGTTTCGCTCTGTGTACTCAGCATCGTTGGTCTTCTCCTTCGCGATATGTGGCGTTCGAGTTGTGCGGCACACCTGGCGCGATGGCCCGCAGACGGCCACACCCTTTCGAGCCTAGCCAGCGCCTGACGCCCAGACGACGAAACCTTTGGTGAACACGGGCCGCAAAGCGCATTCCCTGTGCCAGGCGAGTCACGGTATGCCACGCGCTCGACGGCTGTCAGGGTTCGGGAGTATGATGTGAATCGTGCTTCCGGGGTCGGTGAGAATCCGAACCGGCGGTGAGAGTCCGCGAGCTGGGTCATTCGATCTGGCAGATCTGGTGCAATTCCAGAACCGACGGTGATGAGCGTTTTTCGCTCTAGTCCGGATGAGAGGGTGCACGCAGGCGCTAGCTTTGCCGTACGCGGGCGAGCCGTCTGAACCCCGGCCGACCGTACCCAGAGGTTCAGATGCAGCAAGACCCGCAGGCCGCACGCCGCGAGGCGCTCGAAGAGGCAATGCGTCGTGCGCTCACGATCGCGAGGCGTGGCCCGAGCGACACCGTGAACCCGCAGGTTGGGTGCGTCATTCTCTCGCCCGCCCCAGACTTTCGTGTCGTGGCCGAGGGCTGGCACCGCGGCGTCGGCACCATGCACGCCGAGACTGACGCGCTCGCGCACCTCCCGGCAGAGTGGGCCGACCGCGCGAAAGAGCTCACGGCGGTCGTGACCCTCGAGCCCTGCAACCACACGGGCCACACTGGCCCCTGCGCGCTCGCCCTCATCGAGGCCGGTATTGGGCACGTCGTGCACGCACTGCCCGACCCGGGCCAGCAGTCAAGCGGCGGGGCCGAACGGCTGCGCGAGGCTGGCGTCGAGGTGATCTCTGGCGTGTGCGAGGCCGAGGCCCGCGCCCTGCTCGCAGGCTGGCTCGCCAAGCAGCAGCACACGAAGCGTGACGGCGAGCCCGTCGCAAGGCCCCACGTCATCGCGAAGTGGGCCCAAACGCTCGATGGCCGCGCGGCGGCTGCCGACGGATCAAGCCAGTGGATCACCGGGCCCGCAGCCCGCGAACACGTGCACGCCGAACGCGCCTTGGCCGACGCCATTGCTGTCGCGACGGGCACGCTCTACGCTGACGACCCCTCGCTCACGGCGCGCGACGCCTCGGGCGCGCTCCTCGTCGAGGCCGCGCTGCAACCCTTGCCCGTTGTCTTCGGCCACCGGGAGGTTCCGGCCGATGCCGCGATTCGCAGGCATCCCGCGTTGCAGGGTCAGGTGAGCGGGGCACCGATCCACCTCACGGGCGATGATCTCGCGGCCGATCTCGCGATGCTCGGGGCCATGGGCATTCGCACGCTCTACGTCGAGGGCGGGCCGACGCTCGTGAGCTCGCTACTCGCCGCGGGCCTCGTTGACGAGCTGCACGTGTACCTCGCGCCGAAGCTCCTCGGCGGCGAGCGCGTCGCCATTCAAGAACTTGGAATTTCAAGCATCACCGATGCGTTACACCTCACGGTAACGGGGGTTACTCGCTTAGGCGACGACCTGCTCGTGACCGCGATACCCGAAAACAGAGGAAGTGATCTGTAGTGTTTACAGGACTCATCGAAGAGATTGGTGAGATCACCGCTATCGAACCGCAAACCGAGGCGATGCGCATCACGGTGCGCGGGCCGAAGGTGGTTTCTGACGCGAGCCACGGCGATTCAATTCAAGTGTCGGGCGTGTGCCTCACCGTGATTGAACAGACCGATTCGTCGTTCACCGCCGACGTCATGGCGCAGACGCTGAAGATGTCGACGTTAGGCGGCCTCGAGGTCGGCAGTCGCGTCAACCTCGAACGCGCCGCCCGCGTCGACACTCGGCTGGGCGGCCACATCGTGCAGGGGCACGTCGACGGCGTGGCAACGCTCGTCTCGGTGACCCCGGGCGAACACTGGCGCGTGCTCCGTTTTGCGCTAGACCGCGAGCTCGCTGCACTGCTCGTCGACAAGGGCTCGGTCACCGTCTCGGGGGTATCGCTCACCGTCTCAGAGATCTCGGGGCCAGGCGAGGCCGAGCAGTGGTTTGAGGTATCACTCATTCCCGAGACCCTCACGGCCACAACGCTTGGCGCACTCGCCCCCGGCGACGAGGTCAATATCGAAACCGACATTATCGCGCGGCACGTTTCACGCATGCTCGCCTTTACCAACAACTCTGCCGCGGCAGC from Leucobacter sp. UCMA 4100 includes:
- the ribD gene encoding bifunctional diaminohydroxyphosphoribosylaminopyrimidine deaminase/5-amino-6-(5-phosphoribosylamino)uracil reductase RibD; amino-acid sequence: MQQDPQAARREALEEAMRRALTIARRGPSDTVNPQVGCVILSPAPDFRVVAEGWHRGVGTMHAETDALAHLPAEWADRAKELTAVVTLEPCNHTGHTGPCALALIEAGIGHVVHALPDPGQQSSGGAERLREAGVEVISGVCEAEARALLAGWLAKQQHTKRDGEPVARPHVIAKWAQTLDGRAAAADGSSQWITGPAAREHVHAERALADAIAVATGTLYADDPSLTARDASGALLVEAALQPLPVVFGHREVPADAAIRRHPALQGQVSGAPIHLTGDDLAADLAMLGAMGIRTLYVEGGPTLVSSLLAAGLVDELHVYLAPKLLGGERVAIQELGISSITDALHLTVTGVTRLGDDLLVTAIPENRGSDL
- a CDS encoding riboflavin synthase, producing MFTGLIEEIGEITAIEPQTEAMRITVRGPKVVSDASHGDSIQVSGVCLTVIEQTDSSFTADVMAQTLKMSTLGGLEVGSRVNLERAARVDTRLGGHIVQGHVDGVATLVSVTPGEHWRVLRFALDRELAALLVDKGSVTVSGVSLTVSEISGPGEAEQWFEVSLIPETLTATTLGALAPGDEVNIETDIIARHVSRMLAFTNNSAAAAASTDTTTEGNRS